The genomic DNA CGTTGCTGGTCGCTGCAGGCCGGTTCGCTGACGCCATGGGCTACCACGACGAGGAACTGGCAGTGCGGGCTCGCTCCGACCCGCTAGGGGCGGCACGGACCGCCAGCGGTCGCGGCGGACGACTCGCGCGTGCCGTCGTCGACACCGGCTTGGAAGCGTTCGTCGGCGGCGACTACGAGACGCTGCTCCGACCGCACGTCGGGCCGTCGCTGGCGCGGTCGCGGGTCGCGACTCGTCCACCACCGGCGGCCACGCTCCGAACGCGCTACGAACTCGATACCGGCGCGGTGGTCCGGCGGTACGCGGACGACGGGCTCGATACCTACCACCTCACGCCCGCGGAACACCGGCTCGACGAGTCGGCGACGGCGACGCTGGATGCGGCTTATCAAGCGCTTGCCCGCGGTGCTGTCTCCGGCGGCGAGCGGGCCGCATCGCGGGCGGTGCGGTCGGTCGCCGACGATGAGGACCCAGTCGGGACGCTCGTGTCGGTGCTGGAAAAGCACACCGGCGGACTGGGCGTCCTCACAGACTGCTTTGCCGACCCGGCAGTCTCGGACGTGTTTGCGACCGCACCGGTCGCCGAAAATCGGCTTCGGCTCCGCCACGACGGAGAGACGCTGCGGACAAACGTCCGGATGACAGCGGCCGGGGCGGATGCGCTGGCATCGCAGTTTCGCCGCTCCAGCGGCCGAGCGTTCTCGCAAGCGAGCCCGACGCTCGATGCGACCGCCGACGCCGGCGGTCGGCGGGTCAGGGTCGCCGGCGTCACCGACCCGGTCAGCGATGGCACCGGGTTCACCTTCCGCGCACACGACGAGTCCTCGTTCAGCCTCGCCGACCTCGTGGAGAACGGCACGCTCACGCCTGTTTCGGCGGGATTCCTCTCAGTCGCCGCCGAACGTGGCGCGTCGCTGCTACTCGCGGGAGCCCGCGGGGCCGGCAAGACGACGCTGCTCGGCGCGCTCCTGTGGGAGATTCCACCCGATGTCCGAACGGTCGCCATTGAAGATACGCCGGAGCTTCCGGTATCGGAGCTTCAGTCGGCGGGGCGTGATGTCCAGCCCCTCCGAGTAACCGAAGGAGACGGCGCGTCCATCACCGCGACAGCCGCCCTGCGGACCGCACTTCGGCTCGGCGACGGAGCGCTCGTCGTCGGCGAGGTCAGAGGCGAGGAAGCACAGGTGCTCTACGAGGCGATGCGCGTCGGCGCAGCCGACGGGACGGTGTTAGGGACGATTCACGGCGGGGGCGGTGAATCAGTCCGCGAGCGGGTTGTCACCGACCTCGGCGTCCCGGTGTCGGCGTTTGCTGACACCGACTTCGTCGTTACCGTCGAGGCATACGACGACAGCGACGAGCGGGCACGGCGAATCAACGCCATCGAGGCGGTCCGCCGCCACGACGAAGGCGTCGGCTTCGAACACGTCGGCGGCGTCGGTGTCGACGGCATGCAGCTGACCGACGCCGCTGTCAGTCCGCTCTGTCGACCGACAGAACACACCGACGAGGTCAGGGCTGTCGTCCACCGTCGGGCCGACTCGTTTCAGGGATGACAGCTGTGGCTGCTAACACCCGATTTGACCGCCTCGTCGACCGGCTTGCGGCGCTGTCGCCCCGGGACAGCCCCCCAGCGTCGCTCCGCGACGCCGAGCCGTTTTTGGACCGCGAGGCAGGGGAAGTCGCAGCCGCCTGCGACGGTGTCGGTGTCATCGTCGGAGGCTGTCTCGTGGCCGTCGGCATCGTGACCGGCCGGTTCGGATTGCTGGTCGTCGCTATCGGCGCAGGCTATGCGGGGGTCGTACTCGCCCGCGGCGGCGCACTCGCGGTCGTCAATCTCCGCCGCAGTCGGGCGCTCGGGACCGCCCCAACGATTGTCAGCCGGGCGGTACTCCGGATGCGGATAACCCCGGCAGCGGAGCGAGCAGCCGCCTTCGCCGCCGAGACTGACGGACGGCTCGGCGACCGGCTTGCCGGGCGCGTCAGACGCGCCGATGGCACGCCGCGGTCCGGCCTGTCGGCGTTCGCGACGGCGTGGCGCGACCGGTTCCCGGGGTTTTACCGGTCGCTGACGCTCGTGGAAGCTGCCGCCGAAGCGCCGCCCGAAGAGCGCGAGCGGACGCTGGATAGGGCGATGAACGCCGTTCTTGAAGGCACGCGCGAGCGGGCCGCCAGCGCAGCCGAGGCGCTTCGTGGGCCAGCCACCGCCGTCTACGCCTTCGGTGTGCTGTTGCCGCTCGCACTCATCGGCGTGCTCCCGGCCGCTGGGGCCGCCGGCGTCAACGCGACGCTTCCGGCGGTCGTCATCGTCTACGACATCGTGCTTCCCGTGGCGCTTGTCGGTGCCGGCGGCTGGCTGCTCTCCCGTCGGCCGGTCGCGTTCCCGACTGACGCGCCGACCGACCGGACGGCAGACCGGCGGCTCGCGGTCGTCGCCGGCGGCTGTGCGGCCATAGCCGGAGCGATGGTGGCAGGGACGGTGCTCCCGTGGTGGACACGGCCGATTGCAGCGGTCGGCCTCGGCGTCGGCACGGGGCTTTTCGTCCTGTATCGGCCGACGATTGCGGCCCGGGACAGAACGGATGCGTTCGACGAATCGTTGCCTGATGCGCTGTATCTCGTCGGGCGCCGTGTCAGCGACGGCGTTTCGGTCGAGCGCGCTGTCGCAGACGCGGCCGAGGAACTCGACGGCGTCGCCGGCGAGGTCTTCACCGACGCTGCCCGCCGGCAGCGACGGCTCCGGGTCGATATCGAGACAGCGTTTCGGGGCAGCCACGGGGCACTCGAAGAGCTCACGAGCCGGCGGGCTGAAAGCGCCGCACGGCTGTTCGGCGTCGCCGCAAACGCCGGTGCGCCCGCCGGCCGGGCGCTCATCGAGACGGCCGACCATCTCGACGAGCTCCGGCGGGTGGAAACGGAGGCGCGCCGTGACCTCGGGCAGGTGACGACGACGCTTTCGAACACGGCCGCGTTCTTCGGTCCGTTGGTCGGGGGTGCGACAGTAGCGCTGGCCGACAGCGTCGGGACGGCAGAAGCACTCGACGGGAGTGTTCCCGAGACGGCCGGCATCGGACTGGCTGTCGGCTGGTACGTGCTCTTGCTTTCGGTAGTGCTGACTGCGCTGTCGGTCGGGCTCGAACGCGGTCTCGACCGGCCGACTATCGGCTACCGGACAGGCGCGGCGCTCTGTGCGGCGACGGTCGTCTATCTCCTGTCGTTCTACGCAGCGGCGGTAGTAGCGGGGGCCGGGAGTTTATAACTGAAGGGGCGGCCAGACGCCCCGTGTTCGACGTTCCCCTCGACTCGTGGTACGTCTGGTTCGGGCTGGCGGTAGTCAGCAGCGCCACCGTCGGCGTCGCCGGAACATTGCCGTCGTCGCCGCCGCCGGACGCAGCCGGCGGCGCACAGACCATCGACAGCGTCGCCGCGAGCGACCGCCCGGCAGTCGGGAAGCACCCGCTTTCGAACGCCGAATCGGTCCGCATCGGCACGAGCTCGCTGTCGCTCCGCGGTGGCGGCGAAATCAGTCACGAAGCGCTCCGCTACGGACCGGTAACGCCAGCAGGAGCCGACGACAGGCTTCAGTCGGTGCTCCGAGGCAGTCATCCTGACAAACAGTTCGACACGCCGGCTGCCTTCGCGGAGGCTGCCGAAGCAGCCCGTACAGAACAGCCACAGTGGTACACCACTGACGAACTCGTCGTTCGGCGAGTCATCTGGGAGGGAACGGATGTGGTCCTCGCGGGATAGCGGACAGACCGAGCCGCTG from Natronomonas pharaonis DSM 2160 includes the following:
- a CDS encoding type II secretion system protein — encoded protein: MAANTRFDRLVDRLAALSPRDSPPASLRDAEPFLDREAGEVAAACDGVGVIVGGCLVAVGIVTGRFGLLVVAIGAGYAGVVLARGGALAVVNLRRSRALGTAPTIVSRAVLRMRITPAAERAAAFAAETDGRLGDRLAGRVRRADGTPRSGLSAFATAWRDRFPGFYRSLTLVEAAAEAPPEERERTLDRAMNAVLEGTRERAASAAEALRGPATAVYAFGVLLPLALIGVLPAAGAAGVNATLPAVVIVYDIVLPVALVGAGGWLLSRRPVAFPTDAPTDRTADRRLAVVAGGCAAIAGAMVAGTVLPWWTRPIAAVGLGVGTGLFVLYRPTIAARDRTDAFDESLPDALYLVGRRVSDGVSVERAVADAAEELDGVAGEVFTDAARRQRRLRVDIETAFRGSHGALEELTSRRAESAARLFGVAANAGAPAGRALIETADHLDELRRVETEARRDLGQVTTTLSNTAAFFGPLVGGATVALADSVGTAEALDGSVPETAGIGLAVGWYVLLLSVVLTALSVGLERGLDRPTIGYRTGAALCAATVVYLLSFYAAAVVAGAGSL
- a CDS encoding ATPase, T2SS/T4P/T4SS family — protein: MLDRLFPTDADCRCRTRFDGDRLCVESDDCPGSGRLATEPACRRTAIEALESRDAEVVLTASAGFERAYEGTASALLVAAGRFADAMGYHDEELAVRARSDPLGAARTASGRGGRLARAVVDTGLEAFVGGDYETLLRPHVGPSLARSRVATRPPPAATLRTRYELDTGAVVRRYADDGLDTYHLTPAEHRLDESATATLDAAYQALARGAVSGGERAASRAVRSVADDEDPVGTLVSVLEKHTGGLGVLTDCFADPAVSDVFATAPVAENRLRLRHDGETLRTNVRMTAAGADALASQFRRSSGRAFSQASPTLDATADAGGRRVRVAGVTDPVSDGTGFTFRAHDESSFSLADLVENGTLTPVSAGFLSVAAERGASLLLAGARGAGKTTLLGALLWEIPPDVRTVAIEDTPELPVSELQSAGRDVQPLRVTEGDGASITATAALRTALRLGDGALVVGEVRGEEAQVLYEAMRVGAADGTVLGTIHGGGGESVRERVVTDLGVPVSAFADTDFVVTVEAYDDSDERARRINAIEAVRRHDEGVGFEHVGGVGVDGMQLTDAAVSPLCRPTEHTDEVRAVVHRRADSFQG
- a CDS encoding DUF7283 family protein, with amino-acid sequence MFDVPLDSWYVWFGLAVVSSATVGVAGTLPSSPPPDAAGGAQTIDSVAASDRPAVGKHPLSNAESVRIGTSSLSLRGGGEISHEALRYGPVTPAGADDRLQSVLRGSHPDKQFDTPAAFAEAAEAARTEQPQWYTTDELVVRRVIWEGTDVVLAG